From Eriocheir sinensis breed Jianghai 21 chromosome 19, ASM2467909v1, whole genome shotgun sequence:
aaggaaggaagggaaaggaaggcaacgaagaaaggataagggaagggaagaataaggaaggaaaggaagggagggaaaagaaaagaaggaaaggaatgagaagagagacgcgaaggaagaagaagaagggaattgaaggaaggggaggatggggaaaagaaaagaagggaaggaatgagaagagaagcgaagggaagggaattgaaagaaggggaggaaggggaaagaagaagaatagagaagggaaggaaggaaaagagaacgatgggaaagaatgagaagaggaacgaagggaaggaaagggaagagatgcgaagggaaggacggagaagaggaaggaagaaaggagaagaggaaggaagaaaggagaagagaacagaaggaaaggaaggagaagagcagtaaagggaaggaaggagaggagaaggaaagggatttcTCAGGGCTTTCATGGAAGGACGATTTAGGATGAGCAAAGGTTGTCGGAcggcatttatatttttctcgtttaccaataaataaaacaacaagaatgatcagctacatttttattaatagtgtcacttattgtattgaagtgtaattgttagaagccccagagaaacacaggtaatttacgataattgaaagaataactCAAGattcgtgggccctgtgaccctaTACCCTCTAGTTGGCAACGCTGGAATATTCCTCATTTGCCGGCAGGTTACGTGGGAGAAACTCTAGGAAATATTTGCATGGACACTGGTTCTGCGGGATGCCTTCGCTGGGTATCTTTGTGGTCCTGTGTGTTAGGGCATCCATCTGTGTATTTCTTTACTTATCTTGTGTTTGTTTATCCCTTTGTTTATCCCTTCATTCACTGCTTTGATTGCTTTCTCGATTAccttccatttgttttctttctctacgGCGtcctgttttccgttttttttttttttttttttatctttgtcttccCTGCCATGtgggaaagaaacaaaacaatgcattgaagaaaaacacacatggaaacatttccatgtttccatgtgtgtttttttcaatgcattgttttgtttctttccctctttcacacttaatttctttgttttccttctttctttctttccttttatttagaATTCTgtttattcgtttttcttttatttcgttttctttctcttccttaatttttttcctttaattcctttttttgttttcccttcccttcctttctttccttccttttagctTTCTATCTGTGTGTTTAACGTGTTGTATATTTGCCTCGTTGTGATACACAGGAGCACTTACACTCGCGGGGCCCGTCTCCAAATTTAGTTTATCAAGTTTAACCTTGAATTCATGTGtgctgggaggggggagggttaaTGTTTTATTCAGTGCAATAAAGAACGCACACACCTACTCCTGCCTCTCTGTCTTACAATTCTGGAGGCagtctggtgttgatgagacggtAGGGAAACGGAGTGAGGACACGGGAAAGGTCTTTGGTTGGCTTGTAGCAACCCCTCGCCTCCCGtctatacctcaccgggagtggcttacgcccgtttcaaCAGGTATATATTTAGGGGAGAAGTAGACATTGGTCACTTCAGCGTCTGACCATCCAAGAGCCAGCCTCTTGCCCCTTTCTCGCTCCCTTCGCCGAATCAGCGTCCAGCCAGCcagcgccttccttccctcccggcGCTGGGCAGCCTACAGCCTCTCACTCTTGCTCCCGTCGCCTCagcacccagccagccagcgccttccctccctcccggcgcTGAGCAGCCCACAGTCCACGCTCCGTGTTCTCCCTTCGCTCCGTGTTCCTCCCCGCCTCCAGGATGGGTCGCCGGCCTCGTGGTGGTCTGCGGTgtgtggcagcggtggtggtggtggtgttcatgcaAGTCCTGCCCGCCACGTCTGCTCCTGCCCCTGCCGGTGAGTGAAACACAAGCCGACGGACGACAGGAAGACAGACTGACTGCTGGAGCGACAGGCTGACAGTGACAGGCGCAGGAACTAGCAAGAACCCGCGTACTGCCATGGTGGAGAAAcaggctgacagacagacacttttattattattattattgttattattattatttgttgttgttgctgttgaacAGATTTTATTGTTACTGATATAATCGTGATGCTGGTTGTCTTCACAGGACAGGAGCCCATCACGCCCTCGCCTTTTGGGGGGCAAGGGAACCAAGGCGGTTTGGACTACGGTGACTTCgaaggcggaggcggcggcgcagTCTTTAATGGCTTGGAGGCCAATAGAGCAAGCtccgtgagtgttttttttttttttgtgtgtgtgtgtgagagagagagagagagagagaattgtttttGTTATGCAAACAATTATTACATCTttaatttaattctctctctctctctctctctctctctctctctccgtaacctAACAGGGAGCCCTCTTCAGCAAAGGAGTCGGGGCTGAGGTTGTGGCATTCCAGTCCCCTCATCAGTTCACCTTCAACGGCTATCACGGCTACGGTAAGAACGGTTTCAACGGCGGCTACGGTAACAACCGCGGCTACGGTAACAACGGCTTTAACGGTTATAACCAAGGCTACAGTAACAACGGCTACAACGGTTATAACCGCGGCTACGGTAACAACGGCGGCCAACGTGGCTTCCGTAACTCCGGCTGTCAGTTTGGATGTTAATGGCTATGACGGCTACTTCGGCTCCGGCGGCTACGGTAGCTACGATAACAACGACGACCACGTGACATTGGTGGCTTCGGTAACTTCGGCTGTCGGTGGGGACGTTGCTGGCTCAGGTCAAGATCTAAAGGAAGAGATTATTTAGATCTTGACTTAGGCCAGTCCGTCCATGGCAGCAAGTGATATGGCTTAATTTTATGTTGTCtgcttttttgtgtttctttgtatgtcTTGTAATACGTTAATGTTTTTCAGTGCAATAAAGAACATACACCCACTCATGCCTCTTTGTCTTTGAGCTCTGGGGGCATTTGAAGGCCAGAGCAGAAACACGAAAAAGATCAGACCAGGCCGGAGCGGCGCCTTATGCCCCCCTCCTGAAGGCGTTCatgtagggaggaggaaacacaggcGAAGGAAGGCTGCTGCAGAGGCGGCCAGTGAAGGGATGAGAGACTGGAGATACTGGCTAACTCCAGGGATTTGGACGGCATGCGGGtgggcctcttgtagactcctgcgttcttatgttcttatgttcttaatgtttattggaatttggtcaaattatgattacagcctccttctcttcctcctcctcctctacccctgtagaattatcgggatgaccgtaagaccgtgactccaaggtgctaatgtagtatcttttgtcctcaactacagatatccctctcttgggatattttattgtactcattcgtccattgtgcactgtgaatccctgatagccaaaggtaaatgtttgcttctgaaataagacgtctttgtatcgctgatgagcaatttttttctttatgagctttggaacgctcttagctgaactcaaccggtcaccgtctgccaagaggatggagtagcactttggtcttacacctacaaattctgagatggttctttccctcacttcagacttgagaaatccgagcttgcctttgttgtctgtgttgtacaaggaatgtgaggagctaaagttacttgtgtctatatagcttttgaagggttcctgcgagtactctgttaatagatcaggagtttcaatttctgttattaaggaatcagtgtcacaatacactagtttcgcccgattcccgtaatgagccttcatgatactgtaaaataaatcatatagtcgcagcttggacagctctaggacgtagtagccaatgtagtttgaaTGATTCACCtctgaatatttcttatggcgaactacaactacatggccatcattgaggggtacaacgcgtttaaagtaaggacttcggaccagcttcaaaaaattttcgcggttggtgacaatatctatgtcttcactatatttggccgcgttcatcaggaatcgaccaaaaatgttttttgaaatacatttgatggcagttttcttgatagggcaagtagcacttttgcgggcttctatgttatcctgaatgaagtccgcaagaaagttcttttgcttaaacatataaatagcatgcactttttaacaacccggcctagttgagtaagcagtttaaggagggacagagcaaacagcatattctcctgagcaacatgtgttccaatcagttttatgttcttacacggtactggacggttttcttcttcataccattcgtgtgcggctgacgatatatctctattgatgatattgtgtcttctgatggtcagtgggaggtcatccgttttctcaatgacttcacgtgagacagcctcagtatcgcacagaatgaggtatccaaaatcgccatcggttgcttgattgacctagcccccctcccgctcataaaacagtgcatttctgtctcatctagttttctcttatctccacatggtaacttctcttgcattacagtgggataaagactgttgaagtcaagatatgaaaggaaagtgtttctatcatgttttggattaaactgagggttcgtgtagatgttattggtgcgtacaaaacgacgcacaacacttgtgtagcccccacgcacatttgtttgaatgcaatgatatatgtctgggctactaagcacctctaattcctgctgtgtttttagcagaaaagagtcataggcaaatcctggcaggctaacataatttacaatatccaacctccactgggttttcaaaatacctctccactctaggaagacatcacatagaaggccaacatccacttttacataaagcaacaaatagtccattaggctctgacacccagctactttccaaacattctgagcatgtttataatcactttcggaaagttctgcttcttgaagcgaattgaaaaaatcttcgcgggatggaagacgtgtctcagaaagtcgttccatcaaATACATAattatagtcataacaaaacacctgctttccttgatcaataatggtaacgcaggtgctggcacatctttcaacatctattgtgtgcatatgggttcgttcccattgctgatgaattggttcgctaaagtcgcgagtgaaccagacataaagacatacgcgtcaataaatctcaagtcatttatgatgacttcatggtatttgtgaactgaatcttttggtcttagtttgattttcaaagtcaggtagcgttaactcacgcgggattaacgtcatgtcgtaatccgcattatgtgcaatgagagtgcgctgcaatttgtgatttttttcatttgaaggttgcatctattacaataagcttcaatgtaattgtttcctgatttttcatggtcatgatgttttactcctttaccttttaaaacccgtatttacagagaagacagtgagtttgttcatcgtgacgtgccgtatctccatcggtcatattgattttattgtagcctttagaaaattttaacttcttccaggagtgtgggttcagctaatgtaagttcgttctatattcaaaacagtgtgagttcagctaatgtaagttcgttctatattcaaaacagtgtgagttcagctaatgtaagttcgttctatatacaaaacagtgtgagttcagctaatgtaagttcgttctataatcaaaacagtgtgagttcagctaatgtaagttcgttctttatacaaaacagtgtgagttcagctaatgtaagttcgttctataatcaaaacagtgtgagttcagctaatgtaagttcgttctatatacaaaacagtgtgagttcagctaatgtaagttcgttctataatcaaaacagtgtgagttcagctaatgtaagttcgttctatatacaaaacagtgtgagttcagctaatgtaagttcgttctatattcaaaacagtgtgagttcagctaatgtaagaccgttctatatacaaaacagtgtgagttcagctaatgtaagttcgttctatatacaaaacagtatgagttcagctaatgtaagttcgttctatatacaaaacagtgtgagttcagctaatgtaagttcgttctatatacaaaacagtatgagttcagctaatgtaagttcgttctatatacaaaacagtgtgagttcagctaatgtaagttcgttctatatataaaacagtgtgagttcagctaatgtaagctcgttctatatacaaaacagtgtgagttcagctaatgtaagttcgttctatatacaaaacagtgtgagttcagctaatgtaagttcgttctatatacaaaacagtgtgagttcagctaatgtaagttcgttctatatacaaaacagtgtgggttcagctaaaatggtttacagcattacttccacaataggatccgctttctactgtttctccgtttctattcactataatgtaagcatacgctatggcaaagtgatgtctctttacacccattcgaagaaggctttacgagaatactctcaaagtcataaaatgctaaataagatggctcatatgctttagcat
This genomic window contains:
- the LOC127000620 gene encoding N66 matrix protein-like, whose protein sequence is MGRRPRGGLRCVAAVVVVVFMQVLPATSAPAPAGQEPITPSPFGGQGNQGGLDYGDFEGGGGGAVFNGLEANRASSGALFSKGVGAEVVAFQSPHQFTFNGYHGYGKNGFNGGYGNNRGYGNNGFNGYNQGYSNNGYNGYNRGYGNNGGQRGFRNSGCQFGC